A genomic window from Winogradskyella sp. J14-2 includes:
- a CDS encoding DUF6090 family protein, translated as MIKFFRKIRQKLLSENKFSKYLIYAIGEIVLVVIGILIALAINDWNEQRKIGNLQKEYLTNLKKEATNNLNSVMIMKDYVTKLNSKQIELIKLISSDKDSVTEKHLSKLLVDVIIFSFAIKYDDSFLSELKNSGNLKNILNDSIRQNLIDISPIIDDLRYQEEAVDVLLKQSLNFITKDGSFAVLFQNIGEMEALGLNNLPQSDRSNLSLLYDNEFENTIMLYTIVTQTLNEHHYIYLENHLKKLIDNINKELE; from the coding sequence ATGATAAAATTCTTTAGAAAGATTAGACAAAAACTACTCTCTGAAAATAAGTTCAGTAAGTATTTGATTTATGCCATTGGCGAAATTGTTCTTGTTGTAATTGGAATTTTAATTGCGCTTGCTATAAATGACTGGAATGAACAACGAAAAATAGGAAACCTTCAAAAAGAATACCTGACAAATCTGAAGAAAGAGGCTACTAATAATCTGAATTCGGTAATGATTATGAAAGATTACGTCACCAAATTGAATTCAAAACAGATTGAATTAATTAAATTAATCAGTTCTGATAAAGACAGTGTGACTGAAAAGCATTTATCCAAATTACTTGTGGATGTCATCATTTTTTCATTTGCGATTAAGTATGATGATAGTTTCCTTTCTGAGCTTAAGAACTCTGGCAATTTGAAAAATATACTTAATGATAGCATACGTCAGAATCTAATTGATATCAGCCCAATTATCGATGATTTACGATATCAAGAGGAGGCAGTCGATGTCTTATTAAAACAAAGCTTGAACTTTATTACGAAAGACGGCTCATTCGCGGTTTTATTTCAAAACATCGGAGAAATGGAGGCCTTGGGGCTTAACAATTTACCTCAATCTGACAGAAGCAACTTAAGTCTATTATACGATAACGAATTTGAGAATACTATTATGTTATACACTATTGTAACGCAAACTCTAAATGAACATCATTACATATATCTAGAAAACCATCTTAAAAAATTGATTGATAACATCAATAAAGAATTAGAATAA